One segment of Synechococcus sp. A15-24 DNA contains the following:
- a CDS encoding WbuC family cupin fold metalloprotein, whose amino-acid sequence MTNNAHTHVQLKRVDQALFDQVAGVARQHPRLRKNHNLHQESDLVQRFLNVLQPGTYVRPHRHVRDQPGTGFECFLLLQGAIGLLVMDHDGTILQQERLEATGTLRGIELADNQFHTLVALEPDTVMFELKQGPYQPTDDKDFLKGFPSEGCAEASAQEQLWRDLFG is encoded by the coding sequence GTGACCAACAACGCTCACACCCACGTGCAGCTGAAGCGGGTGGATCAAGCCCTGTTCGATCAGGTGGCAGGGGTGGCTCGGCAGCACCCACGACTGCGCAAGAACCACAACCTTCACCAAGAAAGCGATCTGGTGCAGCGGTTTCTGAACGTGCTCCAACCGGGCACCTACGTGCGACCCCACCGGCACGTCCGCGATCAACCCGGAACTGGATTCGAATGCTTCCTGTTGCTGCAGGGGGCGATCGGCCTGCTGGTGATGGACCATGACGGAACAATCCTCCAGCAGGAACGGCTGGAGGCCACAGGGACTCTGCGGGGCATCGAATTAGCGGACAACCAGTTCCACACCCTGGTGGCCCTAGAACCCGACACGGTGATGTTCGAGCTCAAGCAAGGGCCCTATCAACCCACGGACGACAAGGATTTCCTCAAGGGCTTTCCCTCGGAAGGGTGTGCGGAGGCCAGCGCCCAGGAACAGCTCTGGCGAGATCTCTTCGGTTAG